One genomic segment of Intestinimonas butyriciproducens includes these proteins:
- the mraZ gene encoding division/cell wall cluster transcriptional repressor MraZ produces the protein MGSVTGTYEHSIDAKGRLFIPAKLREELGDTFYLAMGVDTCLAIYPQESWDRFTEKFASLPVSKSKDMRSLFANAVKCVPDSQGRIVIPQRLRTYADLGKDVVIIGVHNRAEIWSAARWNSEEEEMTPEKMAALMDSLGM, from the coding sequence TTGGGCAGCGTCACTGGCACATATGAGCACAGCATCGACGCCAAGGGCCGTCTGTTCATCCCCGCCAAGCTTCGGGAGGAGCTTGGCGACACATTCTACCTCGCCATGGGTGTGGATACCTGTCTGGCAATCTATCCACAGGAGAGCTGGGACCGGTTCACGGAAAAGTTCGCGTCGCTCCCCGTCAGCAAATCCAAGGATATGCGGTCTCTGTTCGCCAACGCGGTGAAATGCGTGCCGGACAGCCAGGGCCGTATCGTCATTCCTCAGCGTCTGCGGACGTACGCCGACCTGGGGAAGGACGTGGTCATCATCGGCGTGCACAACCGGGCTGAGATCTGGAGCGCGGCGCGCTGGAACTCGGAGGAAGAGGAAATGACGCCGGAGAAGATGGCGGCTCTTATGGACTCTCTGGGAATGTAG
- the coaD gene encoding pantetheine-phosphate adenylyltransferase, whose product MKIAIYPGSFDPITLGHLNIIKRAALCFDKLIVCVMVNSQKNGLFTPEERVELIRRVVSQLPNVEVDASSILLAEYAKQRRARVIVKGLRAVSDFEAEVQMSVINRKLNPNVDTMFLPSHEKYTYLSSTVVKEMVRYGVELSDFLPREIIQDVKKKTEESRRDG is encoded by the coding sequence ATGAAGATCGCGATTTATCCCGGCAGTTTTGATCCCATCACCCTGGGACATCTGAACATCATCAAGCGGGCGGCCCTGTGTTTTGATAAACTGATCGTCTGCGTGATGGTGAACTCCCAAAAGAACGGGCTCTTCACCCCGGAGGAGCGGGTGGAGCTGATCCGCAGAGTGGTGTCCCAGCTCCCCAATGTGGAGGTGGATGCCTCCTCCATCCTGCTGGCGGAGTATGCCAAGCAGCGCCGGGCGAGAGTGATCGTCAAGGGCCTGCGCGCGGTCTCCGACTTCGAAGCGGAGGTCCAGATGTCGGTCATCAACCGGAAGCTGAATCCCAATGTGGACACCATGTTCCTGCCTTCGCACGAGAAGTATACCTATCTGAGCTCCACGGTCGTGAAGGAAATGGTGCGCTATGGCGTGGAGCTGAGCGATTTCCTGCCCAGGGAGATCATCCAGGATGTGAAAAAGAAAACGGAAGAAAGCAGGAGGGATGGCTGA
- the rsmD gene encoding 16S rRNA (guanine(966)-N(2))-methyltransferase RsmD, with protein sequence MRVITGSAKGRKLKELQGRETRPTTDRVKEGLFNIIQFDIEGRRVLDLFAGTGQLGIECLSRGADRCTFVDLRKEAAALIRENLTWCALQERAQVIQGDYLAYLTRCGEKFDLILLDPPYGSGLLEKALESIAAIDILSENGIMVCESAVEQVLPELKSPYTRGKDYRYGKIKLTVYRRDAD encoded by the coding sequence ATGCGCGTGATTACAGGCTCCGCCAAGGGGCGCAAGCTGAAGGAACTCCAGGGCAGGGAGACCCGCCCCACCACCGACCGGGTGAAAGAGGGGCTTTTCAACATCATCCAATTTGACATCGAGGGGCGGCGGGTGCTGGATCTCTTCGCCGGTACCGGTCAATTGGGAATTGAGTGCCTCTCCAGGGGGGCGGATCGATGCACCTTTGTGGACCTCCGGAAAGAGGCTGCGGCCCTGATCCGGGAGAACCTGACTTGGTGCGCGCTCCAGGAACGGGCTCAGGTGATTCAGGGGGACTATCTGGCCTATCTTACCCGCTGCGGGGAGAAATTCGACCTCATCCTGTTGGACCCGCCCTATGGCAGTGGATTATTGGAAAAGGCGCTGGAGTCCATTGCGGCGATTGACATCCTGTCGGAAAATGGTATAATGGTCTGCGAAAGTGCGGTGGAACAGGTACTTCCGGAGTTGAAAAGCCCTTATACAAGGGGAAAAGACTACCGCTACGGCAAGATCAAGCTCACGGTGTATCGCCGTGACGCCGATTGA
- a CDS encoding penicillin-binding transpeptidase domain-containing protein: protein MERKNKIGSNSGDRRQNRTILGRTLFLMGVFGVMAFVPLLWKLWQIQIVDHEFYEELAIDQQTRDMLVTAPRGTIYDSQGNILAVSTTVQNVVISPKDIFKGQSTAAERGASKLEKGAGLTDAEKEKKNLVVTDAEVAAMNGTYKEFIAEGLADILGMEKADVLKRMENTASQYEVLKWRVDDDVSQAVREFKDTYDLYPGVYLLPDTKRVYPYSSLAAQVIGWVNVNDGNRGAYGIEAKFEEELAGEPGRVVTAKNAAGTEMLSSYENYIDAQPGLNPHLTIDATIQSYCERTLEEGISSYEVRKGGFCIAMNPKTGAVLAMASTPNYDLNSPRTVTDPVLSQYLEQVQNDPSTSEEAYKEALQAAQYQQWINRAVTDTYEPGSTFKTVVVAAALEEGVVNENTHFYCPGYKIVADRRISCSKHEGHGDQNLAQAVANSCNPAFIEIGQALGAEKFYQYLLDFGIIGKTGIDIQGEADNTNLVWTQEYFTGPYGEVSLATASFGQTFRLTPIQLITAACAAVNGGHLMQPYVVQSFTDQDGNVVKQTQPTEIRQVISEETSAKVRQMLEGVVDGGTGKNAYMEGYRIGGKTGTSEKRDENTGDNIVSFLGVAPADDPQVVILLAFDSPTPVTPGSNYTSHGFYISGGNMGALSAGPLIADILDYLGVEKVYSDASYADVVVPQTVGLSQADAQSLLQSKGLGYRVVGDGAVVTDQIPSQGVSIPGKSEVVLYLGAEKPTEQVEVPDLTRKTPGAAEQALEKLGLYMRASGVTTYSDSTISTSQSIAAGTMVEPGTVVEVHFMDTAVQDYAANGNIDSIH from the coding sequence ATGGAGCGAAAAAATAAGATTGGCAGCAACAGCGGGGACCGACGCCAGAACCGCACCATTTTGGGACGCACGCTCTTCCTGATGGGAGTGTTCGGCGTGATGGCCTTTGTGCCCCTGCTGTGGAAGCTGTGGCAGATCCAGATCGTGGATCACGAGTTTTATGAGGAACTGGCCATCGACCAGCAGACCCGTGATATGCTGGTGACCGCCCCCCGGGGAACCATTTATGATTCCCAGGGAAATATTTTAGCGGTCTCCACCACGGTACAGAACGTGGTCATCTCACCCAAAGACATCTTCAAGGGCCAGTCTACGGCGGCGGAACGGGGGGCATCCAAGCTGGAAAAGGGCGCCGGCCTCACCGATGCGGAGAAGGAAAAGAAAAATCTGGTCGTCACCGACGCCGAGGTGGCGGCGATGAACGGCACCTACAAGGAATTTATCGCCGAGGGCCTGGCGGATATCCTGGGTATGGAGAAAGCAGACGTCCTCAAGCGGATGGAGAACACCGCCTCCCAATACGAGGTCCTCAAGTGGCGGGTGGACGACGACGTATCCCAGGCTGTTCGGGAGTTCAAGGACACCTACGACCTCTATCCCGGCGTCTACCTGCTGCCGGATACCAAGCGGGTGTATCCGTACAGCTCCCTGGCGGCCCAGGTCATCGGTTGGGTCAATGTCAACGACGGTAACCGGGGTGCCTATGGCATCGAGGCCAAGTTCGAGGAAGAGCTGGCGGGCGAGCCGGGCCGCGTGGTCACAGCCAAGAACGCCGCCGGTACGGAGATGCTCTCCAGCTATGAGAACTATATCGACGCGCAGCCGGGGCTCAATCCCCATCTTACCATCGACGCCACCATCCAGAGCTATTGCGAGCGCACGCTGGAGGAGGGCATCAGCTCCTACGAGGTGCGCAAAGGCGGCTTCTGTATCGCCATGAATCCCAAGACCGGGGCTGTGCTGGCCATGGCCTCCACCCCCAATTATGATCTCAACAGTCCCCGCACGGTCACCGATCCGGTGCTCTCTCAGTACCTGGAACAGGTGCAGAACGATCCCAGCACCAGCGAGGAGGCATACAAAGAGGCCCTGCAGGCGGCCCAGTATCAGCAGTGGATCAACCGGGCGGTCACTGATACTTATGAGCCGGGCTCCACCTTCAAGACCGTTGTGGTGGCCGCCGCCCTGGAGGAGGGCGTGGTCAACGAGAACACGCACTTCTACTGTCCAGGGTATAAGATCGTGGCGGACCGGCGCATCAGTTGCTCCAAGCACGAGGGACATGGGGACCAGAACCTGGCCCAGGCCGTTGCCAATTCCTGCAACCCAGCGTTCATTGAGATCGGCCAGGCGCTGGGGGCGGAGAAATTTTACCAGTATCTTCTGGATTTTGGTATCATCGGCAAAACAGGCATCGACATCCAGGGCGAGGCGGACAATACCAATCTGGTGTGGACCCAGGAGTACTTCACCGGCCCTTACGGCGAGGTGTCCCTGGCCACGGCCTCGTTCGGCCAGACCTTCCGCCTGACCCCCATTCAGCTCATCACCGCCGCCTGCGCAGCGGTGAACGGCGGTCATCTGATGCAGCCCTACGTGGTCCAGTCCTTCACCGATCAGGACGGCAATGTGGTGAAGCAGACACAACCCACCGAGATCCGCCAGGTCATCAGCGAGGAGACCTCGGCCAAGGTCCGGCAGATGCTGGAGGGGGTGGTGGACGGCGGCACCGGCAAAAACGCCTATATGGAGGGCTACCGCATCGGCGGAAAGACGGGTACCTCGGAGAAGCGAGATGAGAACACCGGCGACAATATCGTCTCCTTCCTGGGCGTGGCCCCGGCGGACGATCCTCAGGTCGTGATTCTACTGGCATTTGACAGCCCCACGCCTGTGACGCCGGGCTCCAACTATACCTCCCACGGCTTCTATATCAGCGGCGGCAATATGGGCGCCCTCTCCGCCGGACCGCTGATCGCCGACATCCTGGACTATCTGGGCGTGGAAAAGGTGTACAGCGACGCCTCCTATGCCGACGTGGTGGTGCCCCAGACCGTGGGTTTGAGCCAGGCCGACGCACAGTCCCTGCTCCAGTCCAAAGGGCTGGGTTACCGCGTTGTGGGAGACGGGGCCGTGGTCACCGACCAGATCCCCTCTCAGGGCGTCTCCATTCCGGGCAAGAGCGAGGTGGTCCTCTATCTGGGCGCGGAAAAACCCACGGAGCAGGTAGAGGTCCCCGACCTCACCCGCAAGACCCCCGGGGCGGCGGAACAGGCCCTGGAGAAGCTGGGACTCTATATGCGCGCCTCCGGCGTCACCACATATTCCGACAGCACCATCTCCACCAGCCAGTCCATTGCGGCGGGAACGATGGTGGAACCCGGCACCGTGGTGGAAGTCCACTTTATGGATACGGCGGTCCAGGATTACGCCGCCAATGGAAATATCGACTCGATCCACTGA
- a CDS encoding DUF4358 domain-containing protein, translating into MRRMDMLLLGLLLGACGGAGEPVDAPTPEQIARAICDSQGEALSLTSLEAAERGDYLAEHYDLEGVWEDAAVYTASGADVREIAVVLMEEEDDANGLKARMEDYLIERQGDFFGYFPDQAKLLDEGRALVKGRYAALIVCEDMPAAEAAFYGCLEGGGAAPASGPPAENDGDAGFKPPNETDMTLYDTEAIRRAWESGDAAGLSERDADILARCREVLDECVSDGMSDFQKELAIHDWLVEWGEYDQTVYDDPDHAGREGNRDPYGMLVGGYGICLGYATTFQLLMDLAGVECITVVGASFQSTSDHAWNMVRLDGEWYCVDPTWDDPSGGAAWASPSAVARRTHRYFNVTSRAMRESDHQWDETSVPEATAEAYRWDGVSKLPGT; encoded by the coding sequence GCGGGGGAGCCGGTGGACGCTCCCACCCCGGAGCAGATTGCCCGGGCCATCTGTGACAGCCAGGGGGAGGCGCTTTCCTTGACGAGCCTGGAGGCCGCGGAGCGGGGCGACTACTTGGCTGAACACTATGATCTGGAGGGTGTCTGGGAGGACGCGGCGGTCTACACCGCTTCCGGGGCGGATGTCCGGGAGATCGCGGTGGTGCTGATGGAGGAGGAGGACGACGCCAACGGACTGAAGGCACGGATGGAGGACTACCTCATAGAGAGGCAGGGGGACTTCTTCGGCTATTTCCCCGACCAGGCGAAGCTGCTGGATGAGGGCAGAGCGCTGGTGAAGGGGCGGTACGCGGCGCTGATCGTCTGCGAGGATATGCCGGCGGCGGAGGCGGCTTTCTACGGATGTCTGGAAGGCGGGGGCGCCGCACCAGCGTCCGGCCCTCCGGCGGAGAACGATGGGGATGCCGGGTTCAAGCCGCCCAACGAGACGGATATGACCCTATATGACACCGAGGCCATCCGCCGGGCCTGGGAGAGCGGAGATGCCGCCGGACTTTCGGAACGGGACGCGGACATCCTGGCCCGGTGCCGCGAGGTGCTGGACGAATGTGTTTCCGACGGCATGAGCGATTTTCAGAAGGAGCTGGCCATACATGACTGGCTGGTAGAGTGGGGAGAATACGACCAGACGGTCTATGATGATCCGGACCACGCCGGACGGGAGGGGAACCGGGACCCCTATGGGATGCTGGTGGGCGGTTATGGGATCTGCCTGGGTTACGCCACCACCTTCCAGCTCCTGATGGACCTGGCTGGCGTGGAGTGCATCACCGTGGTGGGGGCCTCCTTCCAGTCCACCTCGGACCACGCCTGGAACATGGTGAGGCTGGACGGGGAGTGGTACTGCGTGGACCCTACCTGGGATGACCCCTCGGGCGGGGCGGCATGGGCCTCTCCGTCCGCCGTGGCCCGGCGGACCCACCGCTATTTCAATGTGACCAGCCGGGCGATGCGGGAGAGCGACCACCAGTGGGACGAGACGTCGGTGCCGGAGGCCACTGCGGAGGCATACCGATGGGACGGTGTGTCCAAACTGCCCGGGACCTGA
- the rsmH gene encoding 16S rRNA (cytosine(1402)-N(4))-methyltransferase RsmH, with amino-acid sequence MEFIHKPVLLRECLEGLNIRPEGTYLDGTLGRAGHSREIARRLTTGRLICIDRDAAALDAAETRLADCLEQVTLIHGNFGDLGQLLDSRGISGLDGMLFDLGVSSPQLDDPERGFSYMQDAPLDMRMDRSEPLTADTVVNQWSQEELKRILWQYGEERYAPQIAAAIVRRRAERPITTTFELVDVIKSAMPGQALREKQHPAKRCFQAIRIAVNDELGAVDRMLQAAVPRLAPGGRLCVISFHSLEDRIVKNGLAAFAKGCTCPPDFPVCVCGRKPEVRLVNKKPITSTEEELDENPRARSAKLRVAEKR; translated from the coding sequence ATGGAATTCATCCACAAGCCGGTCCTCCTCAGAGAGTGCTTGGAGGGGCTGAACATCCGCCCGGAGGGGACCTATCTGGATGGAACGCTGGGTCGCGCGGGCCATTCCCGGGAGATCGCCCGGCGGCTGACGACCGGGCGGCTCATCTGCATCGACCGGGATGCGGCGGCCCTGGACGCCGCCGAAACCAGACTGGCGGACTGCCTGGAACAGGTGACCCTGATCCACGGGAATTTTGGAGACCTGGGCCAACTGCTGGACAGCCGGGGAATTTCCGGCCTGGACGGAATGCTCTTTGACTTGGGGGTGTCCTCTCCCCAGTTGGACGACCCTGAGCGGGGCTTCTCCTATATGCAGGACGCCCCGTTGGATATGCGTATGGACCGGTCGGAGCCTCTTACCGCCGACACGGTGGTGAACCAGTGGTCCCAGGAGGAACTCAAGCGTATCCTCTGGCAGTACGGGGAGGAGCGCTATGCCCCCCAGATCGCGGCCGCCATCGTCCGGCGGCGGGCGGAACGCCCCATCACCACCACCTTTGAACTGGTGGATGTGATCAAGAGCGCCATGCCGGGACAAGCCCTGCGGGAAAAACAGCACCCGGCCAAACGCTGCTTCCAGGCCATCCGTATCGCAGTGAACGATGAGCTGGGCGCAGTGGACCGGATGCTTCAGGCGGCGGTGCCACGGCTGGCTCCGGGCGGGCGGCTGTGCGTCATCTCCTTCCACTCGCTGGAGGACCGCATCGTGAAAAACGGTCTGGCGGCCTTTGCCAAGGGCTGTACCTGCCCGCCGGATTTTCCGGTGTGTGTCTGCGGGCGAAAGCCCGAGGTGCGGCTGGTGAACAAAAAACCCATCACCTCCACGGAGGAGGAGCTGGATGAAAATCCCCGCGCCCGGAGCGCTAAGCTGCGGGTGGCGGAAAAGCGATAA